One genomic segment of Paenibacillus durus includes these proteins:
- a CDS encoding response regulator — translation MYKVLIVDDERPVRMAIRLAGEWEKLAVSEIAEAPEAHTGLRLLEEWKPDIVLVDIKMPVMDGMEMLHRASARHPEVKYIIISGFDEFEYARQAIQYRVLDYLLKPVDKVELNRSLSEAVRQLNEERKDREMKQRQSMMNNLSLPLFKEKLLTMIIDGDRIHPPILEDYKKLTSMTKQHVLYGCAIIQVLNFEEVCASKFKGDSFSCYFALTNMIDECCAPWSQGFSFRSYKIDHEIIVVLEIGTRPEPQVYSAAKMIEVIHTLQTLFGFASIAGIGGFSASFEKLGESYSEAHAIKSSINILKCENRVFTEAQTGRRAELSSIMNKKELLIRAFESGNIEFTRGIVNGYFELIKQTGYFSMDDARKAAAEFILMIEDIAAQLGIAEDSQGRLLSYGTVAAYPTFEDFSEFVFHVISLVFDRIQDGLKNSEAFNIIRIKNYIDDHFFTDIHLTMFSEQYYLSKEYLSRLFKERFGFGIYEYVLKVRMDRAKEMLDDPSIKIQLVSSKVGFNDNAYFSKAFKKYTGLSPSEYRNLTLQSKKSI, via the coding sequence ATGTATAAGGTGTTGATTGTCGATGATGAGCGTCCTGTCCGGATGGCGATCAGGCTCGCCGGAGAGTGGGAGAAGCTGGCGGTGTCCGAAATCGCAGAGGCCCCTGAAGCGCATACAGGACTCCGGCTGCTGGAGGAGTGGAAGCCGGACATCGTCCTGGTCGATATCAAGATGCCCGTCATGGACGGAATGGAAATGCTGCACAGAGCGAGTGCCCGGCACCCGGAAGTCAAATATATCATCATCAGCGGCTTCGACGAGTTTGAATACGCAAGGCAAGCCATCCAGTACCGGGTATTGGATTATTTGCTGAAGCCGGTCGATAAGGTGGAGCTGAACCGGTCTTTGAGCGAGGCGGTCCGGCAGTTGAACGAAGAAAGAAAGGACCGGGAGATGAAGCAGCGTCAAAGCATGATGAATAATTTGTCTCTGCCCCTGTTCAAGGAAAAGCTCCTGACCATGATCATCGACGGCGACCGCATCCATCCCCCGATTCTTGAAGATTACAAGAAGCTGACCTCCATGACGAAGCAGCATGTTCTGTACGGCTGCGCCATTATTCAGGTGCTTAATTTTGAAGAGGTGTGCGCTTCCAAATTTAAGGGAGACTCGTTCTCCTGCTATTTTGCATTAACGAATATGATTGACGAATGCTGCGCTCCCTGGAGCCAGGGCTTCAGCTTCCGAAGCTACAAGATCGATCATGAGATTATAGTCGTGCTCGAAATCGGTACCCGCCCGGAACCCCAAGTGTACAGCGCCGCTAAAATGATAGAAGTTATCCATACTTTGCAGACCCTGTTCGGCTTTGCTTCAATCGCCGGGATTGGCGGTTTTTCTGCTTCCTTTGAAAAGCTGGGGGAATCCTACAGCGAAGCCCATGCCATCAAGTCCAGCATCAACATCCTTAAATGCGAGAACCGGGTATTCACGGAAGCCCAGACCGGACGCAGGGCAGAATTGTCTTCTATTATGAACAAAAAAGAGCTGCTGATCCGCGCTTTCGAGAGCGGGAATATCGAGTTTACCCGGGGGATTGTGAATGGGTATTTTGAGCTTATCAAGCAGACCGGCTATTTCAGTATGGACGACGCGAGAAAAGCCGCCGCCGAATTTATCCTGATGATCGAGGATATTGCGGCTCAGCTTGGCATCGCCGAAGATTCACAGGGAAGGCTGTTATCCTACGGTACCGTCGCTGCTTACCCTACGTTCGAGGATTTTAGCGAATTTGTGTTTCACGTCATTTCGCTCGTGTTCGACAGAATTCAGGATGGGCTGAAAAATTCGGAAGCTTTCAACATTATTCGCATCAAGAACTATATCGACGACCATTTTTTTACAGATATCCATCTGACAATGTTCTCGGAGCAGTATTATTTAAGCAAGGAATATCTGTCCAGGCTCTTTAAAGAAAGGTTCGGCTTCGGTATCTACGAGTATGTGCTCAAGGTGCGAATGGACCGGGCCAAGGAAATGCTGGATGATCCGTCCATCAAAATCCAACTCGTCTCCAGCAAGGTAGGCTTTAACGACAACGCCTATTTCAGCAAAGCCTTCAAGAAATACACCGGCCTGTCGCCAAGCGAATACCGGAACCTGACGCTGCAATCCAAAAAGAGCATCTGA
- a CDS encoding TIM-barrel domain-containing protein, with protein MQKKNRKRLHRVMASIMAFSLIVPAFGSGSAAARDSEFTRKGSGPMYWITYEHQWTQNTFMPEDRWKANIDWMAENFQPYGYDMISTDGWIEGATLLNENGYIVSHNNKWMTDPLGSSDDNTGPVFGVVNGNFSAPETKGWTFTGPASHGRNNDNGNDSLYTWLDDPHKETVSQNVYLEDTGLYRLSARAKTKNGMYTDGVPAFMKIKGYDAADPEAETVTAITYEDWTDYSAQLNITNPNVYLEFSYDALAKSKRSAGLDLDDVKLEKVADAVDTSNHAVNGDFEQGDSVGWTFGEGFLHGTNDDDPEDKSLWTWSNDANTIQSIKQSITLPNGKYLVKAKAKTKDDMIKNGATAVFRVNGYNSAVPEAALAKAVTSQSWTDYSIEVDVTSGSLNLEFAADPKGKSGSTGIDVDDVEVKWAGPNDWQGYPSEVYPDGHTWKYWGDYIKSKGMKLGIYYNPLWVTPEVLKHPDKYHVTVKNDDGTTEQIPVSSLVKTEPYNLGNGKQLNGDRFDGGQGADQALYWLDVNKKGAKEYLQGYIKFLAEQGASFLRVDFLSWYESGYDQGLGQIGTGHNSDTEYAKALQWMDEASADNHIFLSLVMPDLKGHAKYEQQFGDMIRIDEDVFAGGWDHTSGRRQNWTPSWSQWANPFQGFTGFSDISGRGSMINDGDFLRLNTYTGQYADNERKTALSLFTIAGSPITIADQYDTIGGNAKFYQNPELIELNKSGFAGKPIYYSGEHYKNNASRDSERWAGQLPDGTWAIALFNRSDESKALSMDFTKELGLADGAYVRDIWEHQDLGYKKIYSKTLEPHDSVVLKLIPKAVSKSYQAEVAAYQGGAIFGNDAAGYQGFGYIGGLDKKDAKLTFAVSVPQDGDYPLNVRYANGNEADSSLAVSVENEAGSAVDSDTVAFKSLGKGSWDKWGSAEKSVTLKKGTNLITLQQTADSADSVHIDSISFSSGTGQLINGDFEMGNETGWTVDTHGTTIWHGVDTSDAYAGRKQYLYSPDAGGKATSQQKITSLKNGHYTLSAMVKLMPHTDPTFAGGTAKMVISQPGKDDVAVNITPSLKDGVPSTGKTKWESGDFEYKEFKAEADITEQEATVKFILEAPKADTSMQIDNVKFTSEEAVTEAPAVALYNPGFDEGFTGWSRTNMTHQAIAKDGDNAFARIGGASAYTSDIWQFRNAPADGVYQLSLKTRKTGEFDKAQVYVSYSGGTKKLDIPAGAEFTELKLPNLQLSMNEVVKVGVISEGKAGSLLDIDDFKLQKDNDQQYKDVTFVNSLSESDPYQVSADGRAVVLNSQDSAKVKLEFVKADTAKVWMEPTGTFAKKDTFVVDSEQGTVKPAIKNMEDEGYILIQTDALSVRAYKSPFRLAYYDASNTKLLSEQIGGEGFGYDGDTGVYSEMSLAPDEHIFGLGMDRDAQSFDRRGKKVVMDNAMTGGYGGNTSDVSSTFFTSTKGYGLYFDNTFEKAAFDMGATDESKYSFSAPNGEMLYYFIAGENSGSLNRIMKSFGSLTGTAPIPPMWTLGYMQSRYGYRSWNEVDGIVDTFRDKNIPLDSMVLDVYWAKKNHYFDMTWNDDPAQDFTSPKANMDELKDKGVNIVTIVDPYIQVTASNFKEGDSKGYFVKDASGKTVMYPAWYGKAGLIDFTNPEAAKWYSSQVKKLHDAGVKGYWIDLNEPEQPTDSVRDQFAAGSAAEITNVYALNEAKAFYEGQRGYTGDRVWTLARSGFTGIQQYGTTVWSGDINSSWESFSHQLQLGLSAAASGISYFTNDTGGFVGKPTPELYTRWMQAASLMPIFRSHVALGDNPSDPTNIREPWAFGAAAEASVTKAINQRYQLLPYIYSTAKQTADGETSLMRPLVMDYANDSKVYNIQDEWMFGASILAAPIHQEKATERTVYLPSGTWYDWNSEQQFTGGQEITYSADLNTIPMLVKEGAIIPTREAQDFSEQTPASELTLKVYPLSSGETSSFTLYEDDGKTYAYEKGQSAATEIKTNTQDDKVVLNIAAMKGSYTGKVEQRVWSSEVKVGAEGKTVYSVKRGGKELTEVDSQNAVNAGQDVWYYDAAARKLYVRTAKVATSEAQQITAALTADGASNIKDVTLDAAMHRAGSAKDVQIAVNTANVADGTAVTAVLLKNALPYEGVPAASGSIAGGKASLTLALPATLPAGPYQIRVEAGSVSYTLDYTVLKRLEDSFKMEPSFNMNKLEAGKYLDAKVKVTNALSEDKQVMIIAALYDTNGGLKMVNHAYSSSLVKAGQTLQLNAGFQLPSSVAGYKVKLMVWEGEDLMNTTMMPLADVTELTP; from the coding sequence ATGCAAAAAAAGAATAGAAAGCGATTACATCGTGTAATGGCCTCGATTATGGCGTTCAGCCTGATCGTACCGGCATTCGGCTCGGGTTCCGCGGCGGCGCGGGACAGCGAGTTCACCCGAAAAGGCTCGGGGCCGATGTACTGGATCACGTATGAGCATCAATGGACCCAAAATACGTTCATGCCAGAAGACCGCTGGAAAGCGAACATCGACTGGATGGCGGAAAATTTTCAACCGTACGGTTACGATATGATCAGCACGGACGGTTGGATTGAAGGGGCCACGCTGTTAAATGAGAACGGTTACATCGTGTCGCATAACAATAAATGGATGACCGATCCGCTGGGCTCGAGCGATGATAATACAGGACCTGTATTCGGAGTGGTCAACGGTAATTTCAGCGCTCCCGAGACCAAGGGCTGGACCTTTACAGGACCGGCTTCCCATGGGCGGAATAACGACAACGGCAATGATTCCTTGTATACGTGGTTGGATGATCCCCATAAAGAGACCGTCAGCCAGAACGTTTATCTGGAGGATACGGGCCTGTACCGGCTGAGCGCAAGGGCGAAGACCAAGAATGGAATGTACACGGACGGCGTCCCGGCCTTCATGAAGATCAAGGGCTATGATGCTGCCGATCCTGAGGCTGAAACAGTAACCGCCATTACTTATGAAGATTGGACGGATTACAGCGCCCAGCTGAACATCACCAATCCGAACGTGTATCTTGAATTCTCCTATGATGCGTTAGCCAAATCGAAGAGAAGCGCCGGGCTGGACCTTGACGATGTGAAGCTTGAGAAGGTTGCCGATGCGGTAGATACTTCGAACCATGCGGTGAACGGCGATTTCGAGCAGGGCGATTCCGTGGGCTGGACATTCGGGGAAGGATTCCTGCACGGAACCAACGATGACGATCCGGAAGATAAATCCCTGTGGACCTGGTCGAATGATGCCAATACGATTCAGTCCATCAAGCAGAGTATTACATTGCCGAACGGAAAATATCTGGTAAAAGCGAAAGCGAAAACCAAGGACGACATGATCAAAAACGGGGCGACCGCCGTCTTCCGGGTTAACGGATACAATTCCGCGGTTCCGGAAGCGGCTCTGGCCAAAGCCGTAACCAGCCAAAGCTGGACGGACTACTCGATCGAAGTAGACGTGACCTCGGGTTCGCTGAACTTGGAATTTGCCGCCGACCCCAAGGGCAAATCGGGTAGCACGGGAATCGATGTGGATGATGTGGAGGTCAAATGGGCGGGTCCGAATGACTGGCAGGGCTATCCTTCCGAGGTTTATCCGGACGGCCACACCTGGAAGTACTGGGGAGATTACATCAAGAGCAAAGGCATGAAGCTGGGAATTTACTATAACCCGCTGTGGGTTACCCCCGAAGTGCTGAAGCATCCCGACAAATACCATGTCACTGTGAAAAATGACGACGGCACCACCGAGCAGATTCCGGTATCCAGCCTGGTTAAGACGGAGCCGTACAATCTCGGCAACGGCAAGCAGCTGAACGGCGACCGCTTTGACGGCGGACAGGGCGCCGATCAAGCGCTGTACTGGCTGGACGTCAACAAGAAGGGCGCTAAAGAATACCTTCAAGGCTATATTAAATTCCTGGCCGAGCAGGGAGCTTCCTTCCTGCGCGTTGATTTCCTGTCCTGGTATGAATCGGGCTACGATCAGGGCCTTGGCCAAATCGGAACAGGCCATAACTCGGATACGGAATACGCCAAAGCGCTGCAGTGGATGGACGAAGCATCCGCCGACAATCATATATTTCTCAGTTTGGTTATGCCGGATTTAAAGGGCCATGCCAAATATGAGCAGCAGTTCGGCGATATGATCCGCATCGACGAGGACGTGTTCGCAGGAGGCTGGGATCATACCAGCGGACGCCGCCAGAACTGGACTCCCAGCTGGTCGCAGTGGGCCAATCCGTTCCAGGGCTTCACCGGCTTCTCCGATATTTCGGGCCGGGGCTCGATGATTAATGACGGCGATTTCCTGCGCCTGAACACCTACACCGGACAATACGCCGACAACGAGCGGAAGACGGCCTTGTCTCTGTTCACCATCGCGGGCTCTCCGATTACGATCGCCGACCAGTACGACACCATCGGAGGTAACGCCAAATTTTATCAGAATCCCGAACTGATCGAACTGAACAAATCGGGATTTGCAGGGAAGCCGATTTACTATTCGGGTGAACATTACAAGAACAATGCCAGCCGTGACAGCGAGCGGTGGGCCGGACAACTGCCGGATGGAACGTGGGCCATTGCCCTGTTCAACCGCAGCGACGAATCCAAAGCGCTGTCCATGGATTTCACGAAGGAGCTTGGGCTGGCTGACGGAGCGTATGTACGCGATATTTGGGAGCACCAAGACCTTGGATATAAAAAGATATACTCAAAGACCCTTGAACCGCATGATAGTGTCGTCCTGAAACTTATTCCAAAGGCGGTTTCCAAGTCATATCAGGCGGAAGTGGCTGCGTATCAAGGCGGAGCGATCTTCGGCAATGATGCGGCGGGATACCAGGGCTTTGGCTACATCGGCGGGCTGGATAAAAAAGACGCCAAGCTGACCTTTGCCGTCAGTGTTCCGCAGGACGGGGATTATCCGCTGAATGTCCGTTATGCAAATGGCAATGAAGCGGACAGCTCACTTGCGGTATCTGTAGAGAATGAGGCCGGCAGCGCGGTCGATTCAGATACGGTCGCATTCAAGAGTCTCGGCAAAGGCAGCTGGGATAAATGGGGCAGCGCGGAAAAGTCGGTTACGCTGAAAAAAGGAACGAATCTGATCACCCTGCAGCAGACGGCGGACAGTGCGGATTCCGTTCATATCGACTCCATTTCGTTCAGTTCCGGAACGGGCCAATTGATTAACGGTGATTTTGAAATGGGCAATGAAACCGGATGGACAGTGGATACGCACGGCACTACAATATGGCACGGCGTGGATACCAGTGATGCCTATGCAGGCCGCAAGCAGTACCTGTATTCGCCGGATGCTGGAGGTAAAGCGACATCCCAGCAGAAGATTACCAGTCTGAAGAACGGGCATTATACCCTATCCGCTATGGTTAAGCTGATGCCGCATACCGATCCAACGTTTGCTGGCGGAACGGCGAAAATGGTCATTTCGCAGCCGGGCAAAGACGATGTAGCCGTTAATATTACGCCAAGCCTCAAGGATGGAGTTCCATCAACAGGCAAGACGAAATGGGAATCAGGCGATTTTGAGTACAAGGAATTCAAGGCCGAAGCGGATATCACGGAGCAGGAAGCTACGGTGAAATTCATCCTGGAGGCGCCCAAGGCGGATACCTCCATGCAGATCGACAACGTGAAATTTACATCCGAGGAAGCGGTAACTGAAGCTCCGGCGGTGGCCTTGTACAATCCGGGCTTTGACGAAGGCTTCACCGGCTGGAGCCGCACGAACATGACGCATCAGGCAATTGCCAAAGACGGAGATAATGCCTTCGCCAGAATCGGCGGAGCAAGCGCCTATACCTCCGACATCTGGCAGTTCCGCAATGCGCCGGCAGACGGTGTATACCAATTGTCGCTGAAGACCCGTAAGACCGGGGAGTTTGACAAGGCTCAGGTATATGTAAGCTATTCCGGCGGCACGAAGAAGCTTGATATTCCGGCCGGTGCGGAATTTACGGAACTGAAGCTGCCGAATCTTCAGCTGTCCATGAACGAAGTGGTCAAGGTAGGCGTGATTTCAGAGGGCAAAGCGGGAAGCCTGCTCGATATTGACGACTTCAAGCTGCAGAAGGACAACGACCAGCAGTATAAAGACGTTACATTCGTTAACAGTCTGTCGGAGAGCGATCCGTATCAGGTATCCGCCGATGGACGGGCGGTTGTGCTGAATTCGCAGGACAGCGCGAAGGTGAAGCTTGAATTTGTAAAAGCCGATACGGCCAAGGTATGGATGGAGCCGACCGGAACCTTTGCGAAGAAGGACACCTTCGTTGTCGACAGCGAACAGGGAACGGTGAAGCCTGCCATTAAGAATATGGAAGACGAAGGCTATATTCTGATTCAAACTGATGCTTTGAGCGTGCGCGCCTACAAGTCGCCGTTCCGTCTGGCTTACTATGACGCTTCCAACACGAAGCTGCTCTCCGAGCAAATTGGCGGCGAAGGCTTCGGGTATGACGGAGATACCGGTGTTTACAGCGAGATGTCTCTTGCTCCAGACGAACATATCTTCGGACTCGGTATGGACCGCGACGCGCAGTCGTTTGACCGCAGAGGCAAGAAGGTCGTCATGGATAATGCGATGACCGGAGGCTATGGCGGCAATACGTCCGACGTTTCCAGCACCTTTTTTACCAGCACAAAGGGTTACGGCCTGTATTTCGATAATACATTCGAGAAAGCGGCCTTCGATATGGGGGCAACGGATGAGAGCAAATACAGCTTCAGCGCGCCGAACGGGGAAATGCTGTATTACTTCATCGCCGGCGAGAACAGCGGTTCATTGAACCGTATTATGAAGAGCTTCGGGAGCTTGACCGGCACCGCTCCGATTCCGCCGATGTGGACGCTGGGCTACATGCAGTCCAGATATGGTTACAGAAGCTGGAACGAAGTGGACGGCATCGTGGACACCTTCCGTGATAAGAACATCCCGCTCGACTCCATGGTGCTGGATGTGTACTGGGCCAAGAAGAATCATTATTTCGATATGACCTGGAACGACGATCCTGCGCAGGACTTTACGAGTCCAAAGGCAAATATGGATGAACTGAAGGACAAAGGCGTGAACATCGTAACCATCGTCGATCCTTACATCCAGGTTACGGCTTCCAATTTTAAAGAGGGCGACAGCAAAGGCTATTTTGTCAAGGACGCTTCCGGCAAAACGGTCATGTATCCGGCTTGGTACGGCAAAGCGGGGCTGATCGACTTCACCAATCCCGAAGCGGCCAAGTGGTACAGCTCCCAGGTGAAAAAGCTGCATGATGCCGGCGTGAAAGGCTACTGGATCGACCTTAACGAGCCGGAACAGCCGACCGATTCGGTGAGAGACCAGTTTGCTGCAGGCAGCGCTGCCGAAATTACGAATGTGTATGCACTGAATGAGGCAAAAGCGTTCTATGAAGGCCAGCGCGGCTACACCGGCGACCGGGTCTGGACACTGGCAAGATCGGGCTTCACCGGCATTCAGCAGTATGGCACCACCGTCTGGAGCGGAGACATCAACTCCAGTTGGGAATCTTTCTCGCATCAGCTTCAGCTTGGCCTTAGCGCGGCGGCATCGGGCATTTCGTATTTCACCAACGATACCGGCGGCTTTGTCGGCAAGCCTACGCCGGAGCTGTATACCCGCTGGATGCAGGCCGCATCGCTGATGCCGATTTTCCGGTCCCATGTGGCTCTGGGCGACAATCCTTCGGATCCGACCAATATCAGAGAGCCATGGGCGTTCGGAGCCGCAGCGGAAGCTTCGGTAACGAAAGCGATCAACCAGCGCTATCAACTGCTGCCGTATATCTACTCAACGGCTAAGCAGACGGCGGACGGCGAAACTTCACTGATGAGACCGCTCGTTATGGACTACGCGAACGACAGCAAGGTTTATAACATTCAGGATGAGTGGATGTTCGGCGCTTCCATTTTGGCTGCTCCTATTCATCAGGAGAAAGCAACGGAAAGAACGGTCTACCTGCCAAGCGGAACCTGGTATGACTGGAACTCCGAGCAGCAGTTTACCGGCGGGCAGGAAATTACGTACAGCGCGGACCTGAACACCATTCCGATGCTGGTGAAGGAAGGCGCCATCATTCCGACCAGAGAAGCGCAGGACTTCTCCGAACAGACTCCGGCAAGCGAATTGACGCTCAAAGTGTATCCGTTAAGCAGCGGAGAGACGTCAAGCTTCACGCTCTATGAGGATGACGGCAAAACGTATGCTTATGAGAAAGGCCAATCCGCAGCAACCGAGATCAAGACAAATACACAGGATGATAAAGTGGTGCTGAATATCGCCGCGATGAAGGGCAGCTATACCGGCAAGGTTGAACAGCGGGTGTGGTCTTCCGAAGTGAAAGTCGGAGCCGAGGGCAAGACGGTCTATTCCGTCAAACGGGGCGGCAAAGAACTGACAGAGGTTGACTCCCAAAATGCCGTGAACGCAGGCCAGGACGTATGGTACTACGACGCGGCCGCCCGCAAGCTGTATGTCAGAACGGCGAAGGTTGCGACTTCGGAGGCTCAGCAAATTACGGCCGCGCTGACCGCTGATGGAGCCTCTAACATCAAAGACGTGACGCTGGACGCCGCTATGCACCGCGCCGGCAGCGCCAAGGATGTGCAGATCGCCGTTAATACGGCTAACGTCGCTGACGGAACGGCCGTCACGGCGGTCCTGCTGAAGAACGCCCTACCCTATGAGGGGGTTCCGGCTGCTTCCGGCTCCATTGCGGGCGGAAAGGCCAGCCTGACTCTGGCGCTTCCGGCCACGCTTCCCGCAGGCCCGTACCAGATCCGGGTCGAAGCCGGAAGCGTATCGTATACGCTGGATTACACGGTACTGAAGAGACTGGAAGACAGCTTCAAGATGGAACCGTCATTTAACATGAATAAGCTTGAAGCCGGCAAATATCTCGACGCCAAGGTCAAAGTAACGAACGCCTTGTCCGAAGACAAGCAAGTCATGATCATCGCCGCGCTCTATGATACGAACGGCGGACTGAAGATGGTCAATCACGCTTACAGTTCCTCACTCGTCAAAGCAGGCCAGACCCTGCAGCTGAATGCTGGCTTTCAGCTTCCGTCCAGTGTTGCTGGGTACAAGGTTAAGCTGATGGTCTGGGAAGGCGAGGATCTGATGAACACCACCATGATGCCGCTTGCCGACGTAACCGAGCTCACCCCTTAA
- a CDS encoding ABC transporter substrate-binding protein translates to MKKKPVFTVLSWILMAAAFTSCSIGGGSYSAETQDAHGQARPVTLKMFTFGEGLSEQLHDMAEQYHALHPEVTVETELISNEYDSVLQTKLNSGDVPDIFMTQGYWANRTYKDIVVELTGEPFLNQIEDSALKAAEWDGKIYGVPVSIQSYGFIYNKKVFADAGIDTLPTTFSGLEETAKRLKAKGVTPFANSFKEWWVFKHIASQTLAAEEGDYAQTAQEISEGTKTFKDLRLFSRTFDMIDLMVKYGSDKPLETDYGTGLALVAQGKAAMIHNGNWAEGDMLKANPSAEIGFFPEPVGDDPSKARLMVDSSVLLRISNSSKHIDEAKNFLDYIVTDYIKQYGWHGEVPVLKGGAAPDGQLAAETIRYMNKGETYPWVQGYWPDGFDTELGALFQEYVAQVKTKDQVLDELTKAWVKLVKAANM, encoded by the coding sequence ATGAAAAAGAAACCGGTATTCACCGTGCTAAGCTGGATTCTTATGGCCGCTGCATTCACAAGCTGTTCGATTGGCGGAGGCAGTTACTCTGCGGAAACCCAGGATGCCCACGGGCAGGCCCGCCCAGTCACCTTGAAAATGTTCACCTTTGGCGAAGGATTGTCGGAGCAGCTCCATGATATGGCGGAACAATATCACGCTCTGCATCCGGAAGTTACGGTAGAAACGGAGCTGATATCCAACGAGTACGATTCGGTCCTCCAAACAAAGCTGAATTCCGGCGATGTGCCGGATATCTTCATGACTCAGGGCTATTGGGCGAACCGGACGTATAAGGACATCGTGGTGGAGCTCACCGGTGAGCCGTTCCTGAATCAGATTGAAGACAGCGCCCTGAAAGCCGCCGAATGGGATGGAAAAATATACGGAGTGCCTGTCAGCATCCAATCGTACGGCTTTATTTACAACAAAAAGGTGTTCGCCGATGCCGGCATTGACACCTTGCCCACAACTTTTTCCGGACTGGAGGAAACGGCCAAGCGCCTGAAGGCTAAAGGCGTCACGCCGTTCGCCAACTCATTCAAGGAATGGTGGGTGTTCAAGCATATCGCATCCCAGACTCTTGCGGCTGAAGAAGGTGATTATGCGCAAACGGCGCAGGAAATTTCGGAAGGAACAAAAACCTTTAAGGATTTGCGGTTATTTAGCCGGACCTTCGATATGATCGATCTGATGGTCAAGTACGGCAGCGATAAGCCGCTGGAGACGGATTACGGCACAGGGCTTGCTCTGGTGGCTCAGGGCAAGGCGGCTATGATCCATAACGGGAACTGGGCGGAAGGCGATATGCTGAAGGCGAATCCGTCCGCCGAGATCGGCTTCTTCCCGGAACCGGTCGGAGACGATCCCTCCAAAGCGAGACTGATGGTCGATTCCTCCGTGCTCCTCCGCATCAGCAACAGCTCCAAGCATATAGATGAAGCGAAAAATTTTCTCGATTACATCGTTACTGATTATATCAAGCAATACGGCTGGCACGGCGAGGTCCCAGTCTTGAAGGGCGGAGCGGCGCCTGACGGACAGCTTGCCGCTGAGACGATTCGCTATATGAACAAGGGGGAGACTTACCCCTGGGTTCAAGGATATTGGCCGGATGGTTTTGATACGGAGCTGGGGGCGCTGTTTCAGGAATATGTAGCGCAGGTCAAGACAAAGGATCAGGTGCTTGACGAATTGACGAAGGCTTGGGTGAAGCTGGTGAAGGCTGCGAATATGTAA